Genomic DNA from Rhodothermales bacterium:
CGCTCCGGCGCCTTGCAAATCGTGTCTTTCGGCGCGAGGAGGATGCCCGTGTACGCGCGATGGCCGAACTGCTGGACGAGATCCCGCTCTTTCGGCCGCTGCCTCGCGGCATGCTGCTGGATCTGGCAGCCGCGTTTCACGAGCGGTCGTATCGAAAGGACGAGTTTCTCTACTACGAGGGCGACCCCGGCATCGGCCTGTATGTGGTACAGTCCGGTAACGTACGGTTGCTTGTGGAGGACCCCGAAGGCACCACCCACGAGATCTGCGAGGTGGGGCCGAATGAGATTCTAGGCGCGACCTGTCTGCTGGGAGGCGGCGTGATCAAGCGCACGGAAAGCGCGCAGGCCACCGTGCCCACCCAGGTGCTCGGCCTGTTCAGCCCCGAATTCCGCACCTTGCAGCGCCGTCATCCCAAGACCGGAGCCGCGGTCGCCACCTTGCTGGCCCGGCACTTTGCCCAGCGTCTCACCGAGACGCGAAAACTGCTCATCGAAGAGAGCGGCTCCATCGAGACGGCCACCTGGCTGGCACAGGCTGCACGCAGCGCGGCCGAACACGCCGATCCGCCACCAGGCTGGTAGCCACTCTTTCCAACGGGTCCGTTGCGACCCCTATCGCGCATGAAGAAAGGAGCCCAACTGGAGCTCTCCATCGAGAAATTCGCCGACCGCGGTAAATCCCTGTCCCGCGTGGATGGATACGTGGTGTTTGTCCCAGGGGGTGTCCCGGGCGATGTGGTGCGCGGCACCCTGATCCGAAAGCGCAAATCCTTCGGGGAGGCCCGTATCGATGAGGTGCTGACGCCGAGCCCGCTGCGAACCGATCCACGCTGCCGATACTTTGGCACATGCGGCGGATGCAAATGGCAGCACGTGCAGTACGAGGCGCAGCTCGAGGCCAAGACCCAGAGTGTACGGGAGGCGCTTGAGCACGAGGGCGGACTGACCGGCATCACCATGCGGCCGACGCTCGGCTCCGAGCAGATCTACGAGTACCGCAACAAGATGGAGTTCTCCTTCAGCGCCGAACGGTGGCTGACCAAGGAGGAGATCGCCAGTGGCGAACCGTTCAATCTGCAGTTTGCCCTTGGCCTGCACGCCCCGGGCTATTTCAACAAGGTGATCGACCTGGAGGAGTGCCACCTGCAGTCGGGCCTGAGCGCCCGGCTGGTAAATGCAGTTCGCGGCTTCGCACAGGAGCGCGGCTGGAAGCCCTGGCATATTCGAAAGCATACCGGCTATCTGCGACACCTGGTCATCCGGCAGGCGGGCAACACGGATGAGCTACTCGTCAACCTCGTAACGAACCGGTACGACGCCGAGCGCATGGTCGAATTCGGGGCGTGGCTGCAGGAGGAGTTTCCACAGGTGACCACGTTCGTCAACGCCGTCAATTCTGGCGTGGCCCAAACGGCGTTCGGGGAGGAGATCCACGCCGTGTTTGGCCCCGGGGTCTATCATGACATGATCGGGGGTCTCACATTCGAGATCGCACCGAACGCCTTCTTCCAGACCAACACAAAGCAGGCAGAAACCCTGTACAAGGTGGCCCTGGAGGCCGGCGACCTGACGCCGGAGGATCACCTGTATGACCTGTACTGCGGTGCAGGCTCCATCAGCCTCTTTGTAGCCCCTCACGTCAAGCACGTGATCGGCGTTGAACTGGTCGAGGATGCCGTCGTGAATGCCCGCGCCAACGCGAAGGCCAACGGGATCGAGAACGTCACGTTCGAATCGGGCGACATGCTCAAGCTGCTCACGCCCGAGTTTGTGCGCAAGCACGGAAAGCCGGATGTGATGATTGTCGATCCACCACGCGCCGGCATCCACCCCAAGGTGGTCAAGCAGATTGCTCAGGTCCGTCCGGAGCGCCTGGTGTACGTGAGTTGCAACCCCCGCACGCAGGCCCGGGACATCGCCCTGCTCGGAGATGCCTACCGCGCCGAGTGGTCCCAACCCGTCGATCTCTTCCCCCACACCCACCACATAGAGAATGTGGTCCGGCTGACTGCCAATGGCTGATCGACGCCCCGTTTTCGTCACCGGCGGCACGGGGTTCGTCGGAAGCCATCTCGTGGAGGCCCTGCGAGCCCGCGGGTATGAGGAGATCCGTTGCCTGGTGCGCAACAAACCGGGCTGGCTGGAGCACATCGCCCACACGCCGGTGCGCGGAGACCTGACGCACGGTCCGACCCTGGCGCAGGCCATGCAAGGTTGCAGCGTGGTCTTCCACGTGGCCGGCCGCACGCGGGCGCGAACCTGGGAGGAATTCGAGGCGGCCAACATAACGGGCACGACCAATCTGTTGGAGGCAGCCGCCACACTGGACCAGCCGCCCCGCATCCAGATCGTCAGCAGCCTGGCCGCCGTCGGCGACGTGGCGGCGGACATCGCGGACGAGTCCACTCCGCTCAATCCCGTGTCGCAATACGGGCGCAGCAAGGCCCTGATGGAGGTCGCCATCGAGCCCTGGCGGCAGCAACTGGACCTCAGCGTGGTTCGGCCGCCGGCCGTCTACGGGCCACGCGACTCCGACATCTTTACCGTTTTCCAGGCTGCTTCCCGCCGGCTGTTCGCCGTGGTAGGCGGCGCCAAGGGGCCCGCCATGACCCTGGTCCACGTACGGGATCTGGTTCGGGGCATGATCGATGCCGCAGAGACTGCCGAAACGCGGAATCAGACCTACTTCCTCGGAGCGGACCCGCCGTACAGTTGGGATCAGGTCCGGGATGCCGCAGCACAGGCCCTGGGGCGCCGCGTCGCGACGCTCCGCATTCCTCGCCCGCTCATCGTTCCAGTCGGCACGATGGTGGAGAAAGTCGGGGGCCTCTTCGGCGCATACCCTCCGCTGAATCGGGAGAAGGCGCTCGAAATACGGGACGCCTGCATCATGTGCACCTCCGGGGCGGCACACCGTGATTTTGCCTACCAGGCGTCGGTGCCGCTTCAGGAAGGCTTCGACGAAACTGTTACTTGGTATCGGGCACACGGCTGGCTGTGACGCCCGACCAAAGGGGGGAATCAAAGCCCAAACCGCATCGTTCACGCTGGAATTGACCAACTCCCAGGCGTGCACACCCTCGCGCCTTCCTGCACCTCACCCGCTCAGACTTCCGCCACTAGTGAGCAACCTCGGATTCAACACCGGCTACATTGAAGACCTGTACCGGCAGTACCTGGAAGACCCGAACAGCGTCAGCGAAAGCTGGCGAGACTTCTTCCAGGACTACAACCCAGGAGAAGAGTTTGTAGCGGCAACGCCCGCCCAGCCCGCGACCGCCCCGGCTCAGACGCCGACTGCGACGGCCACGCAGGCCCCGACCGGCCGGGGGGACGGTGCCACGGCGGCAGCCGACCTGCAGGAAGGTGCAGAGGCCAAGGCCATCCGTGGCCCGGCCGCCAAAATCGTCGAGAACATGGAGGCCAGCCTCCAGGTCCCGACGGCCACCTCGGTACGCTCGGTTCCGGTCAAACTGCTGGCCGAGAACCGCCAGCTGATAAATGCCCACCAGCGCGATGTGGGCGGCAACAAGGTGTCCTATACGCACCTGATCGCGTACGCGATCGTCAAGGGCATTGCCGCCTTCCCGAACATGAATACCACGTTCCGTCAGCAGAACGGAACGCCCGAACATGTCATCCCCGGATCGGTCAACCTGGGACTGGCCATCGATGTCGAGCGCCGAGGCCGACGCAGTCTCCTGGTGCCCAACATCAAGGGTGCTGACGGCCTCAGCTTCCGCGAGTTTTTGGGTCACTACAATGACCTCGTGCGCCGTGCCCGCGACAACAAGCTCGAGATCGCGGATTTCATGGGCACGACCGCATCGATCACGAACCCGGGCATGATCGGTACGGCGCTCTCGGTGCCCCGCCTCATGCAGGGCCAGGGCCTGATTGTCGGTGTCGGCTCAATCGGTTACCCCACGGAGTACCACGCCTTCCCGCCAGAGGTCATCGCGCGGACCGGCATCTCCCAGGTGATGAGCATCACCTCGACCTACGACCACCGCGTCATCCAGGGCGCCGAGAGCGGGGCGTTCCTGAAGCACGTGGAAGAGCTCCTGACCGGGCACCACAGCTACTACGAGGAGATTTTCCAGAGCCTGGGGATCCCGTACCAGCCGTATGTCGGTGCCGTGGACTCCACTCCCATGGTGGGTGGACAACGCGCCGACGAGCTGGACATGGTGCGCAAGCAGGCCAAGGTGCTGCAGCTGATCCGCGCCTATCGGGTACGGGGGCACCTGCAGGCGGATGTGAATCCGCTGGGCTACAACTGGCGCTACCATCCGGAACTGGATCCCAAGGAGTACGGACTGACCATCTGGGATCTGGACCGCGAGTTCGTCACAGGCGGCCTCGCGGGGCACGACATGCTGCCGCTCCGGGACATCCTGGAAATCCTGCGGCAGACCTACACCCGCAAGGTGGGTGTCGAGTTCATGCACATCTCGGATCCACAGGAGAAGCGCTGGCTGGTTGAACGCATCGAGCCCGTGCGTGGTGTCGAGCCGATCTCGGAGACGGCGAAGAAGCGCATGCTGGAGAAGCTCAACGGAGCGGAGGCGTTTGAGAACTTCCTGCACACCAAGTATATCGGTCACAAACGATTCAGCCTGGAGGGCTCCGAGACGGTCATTCCCATGCTGGACATGATCCTGTCGGATGCGGCCAACCAGGAGACGGCCGAAGTGGTGATCGGCATGGCCCACCGCGGGCGCCTGAATGTGCTCGCGAACATCCTGAACAAGCCCTACGAGGTCATTTTCTCGGAGTTCGAGGGCAACATCGATCCGAATACGACGCAGGGCTCGGGCGATGTGAAATACCACCTCGGCGCGCGGGACGAGCACGAGTCGCCCTCCGGGTCGAAAGTGAAGGTGACGCTGGCCTCCAACCCCAGCCACCTGGAGGCCGTCAATCCTGTCGTTGAGGGCATGGCGCGCGCCAAGCAGGAGGCCATTCGGGACGAACGTGGTGACTCCGAGCGCCGCGACTATCACGATGCCGTGCTGCCGATTCTGATTCACGGCGATGCGGCCTTCGCCGGCCAGGGCGTGGTCGGAGAGACCCTGCACCTGTCGCAGCTCCCCGGTTACGAGACCGGCGGAACGGTGCACATCGTCATCAACAACCAGATCGGATTTACCACAGGGCCCGAGTCCGCGCGGTCTTCCACATACGCGAGCGACATCGCCCGCATGATCCAGGCGCCCATCTTCCACGTCAATGGCGACGATCCGGAAGCGTGCGTGCGGGTGGCCCGCCTGGCCCTGGACTTCCGGCAGGTGTTCAACAAGGACGTGGTCATCGACCTCCTGTGCTACCGCGTGCGCGGGCACAACGAGGGTGACGAGCCGACCTATACCCAGCCGCTTCTCTACAAGAAGATTGAGGCCAAGCGCTCGGTGCGCAAGCTGTACACGGAGCTGCTGCTCCGCCGCGGCGACATGAGCCCCGAAGAGGCAGAGCAGGTCCTGGAGGATTACCGCAATCGCCTGAACGATGCGTTTACGCGGACCAAAGAGGTCACGGCAGAAGAGCCTGCACCGCCGCCGCGAGCACCGCTAAGGTCCAACGAGCCCGAGGGTCCGGTCAAGATTGAGACCGCTGCCTCCCAGGATTTGATCGATGCGGTCATCAAGTCCCTGATGACATTTCCGGAGGGCTTCAACGTGCACAAGAAGCTGCTTCGCCAGTTTCAGCGGCGCGAGAAGCTGTACCACGACGAGCGCAAGGTCGATTGGGGTTTTGCGGAGGCACTGGCCTTCGGCACCATCCTCGCCGAGGGTCGCCACGTGCGTCTCAGCGGGCAGGATTCCCGGCGAGGCACGTTTTCGCACCGTCACGGCGTGGTCTACGACCAGGAGAACGCCGACGAGTACATCCCGCTCAACCACGTGGCGGAGAAACAGGGCCGGCTGTACATCTACGACAGCCTGCTGTCGGAGTACGCCGTCACCGGTTTCGAGTATGGCTATTCCGTGGCCTCGCCCGATTCACTGGTAATCTGGGAGGCCCAGTTCGGCGACTTCGCCAACGGTGCCCAGATCATCTTTGACCAGTTCCTGTCGGCAGCCGGCGAGAAATGGGGGCAGGAAAGCTCGCTCGTCCTACTGCTGCCGCATGGGTACGAGGGACAGGGACCCGAGCACTCTTCCGCGCGCCTGGAGCGCTTCCTGCAGCTGTGTGCCGAGGGCAACATGCAGGTCTGCAACATCACCACGCCTGCAAACATCTTCCACGCGCTGCGTCGGCAGGTGCATTCAGAGAAGAAGCTGCCTCTGGTAGTAATGTCGCCCAAGAGTCTGCTGCGCCACCCGCTGGCGGTCTCCGACCCGGCCGACTTTACGGAGAGCGCATTCCGGCCGGTGATTCCGGCTGATGTCGACGATCCATCCTCCGTGGAGCGCCTGGTCTTCTGCAGCGGGAAAGTGTACTACGACGCCCTTCAGAAGCTGAAAGAGACCGGAGCCCCCGTGGCGCTGGCCCGGGTCGAGGAGTTGTATCCGCTCGATCGCGCCGCGATCAGGGAGGAACTGTCGCGGTTCCCTTCAGCCAAGGTGATCTGGCTCCAGGAGGAACCCGCCAACATGGGCGCCTGGCAGTTCATCCGGTACCCGCTGGAGGAGCTGCTTGCCGAGGTGCGCGGAGACGACTGCGAGCGAATCGGCTACGCCGGTCGGCCGATGTCCGCATCGCCCGCTACCGGGTCGCATCACGTGCACGCGGTGGAGCAGGACGGGATTGTCGCGCGGGCACTTGGACTTGAGTCGGAGTAGCCGTCTTTCGGGAACGGCCGAGCCAGCCTCTACAAGGCGAAACAGACGAGGCGTGTCTGACGATCGTCCGCACACAGTCGCCTGCTGTTTGCCCCCAGTGCGTTTGCCCGCTCCACGGGAAGAACCAGCTCCTGGGTGTCGCCTGTAGCCAGGTCGAAACGAAAGGCCGTGCGATGGGGCATGCGCGCCTTGTGAGCACCCAGCATCCAGACCTGCTCGCCCCCGCTGCTCATGTGAGAGACCAGAAGATTGGTCGGGTACGCACTCAACCCTGCCGTGACGGGCGATTGCCTCATACCTGCACCGACTTCTGCGGAATCGGCCTGCGCCGGCAGTCCGGCCAGCCGGTGCACGCTCGAGGCACTTCCCGCGTGCACTTCCGTGCGATTCAGAAACCGGTACTGAACGACCAGAGCACCTGAGGGCGCGACGTCGAAAAAGATGCTGCTCCAGGGTCCCTTTCGCGGGGGGTGTATGGGTTGGAGCTCGACCTCCTGGCCGTCCCGGAGTTCGACAAAATGCGCCCCGAGGAGTCCCGATCGCACTACCACAGGATGACCTCCCCCGGAGATCGCCAAACCATTCGTAGGCCGAACCTCCGGGTTCAGCGAATGTGTGGCAATCCAGTTGAGGTCCTTGTCGAACTCGTGCATCCGGTCGGAGCCAACCTCGCCTTCCAGAACGAAGACGGAGGCATTGCTAACGCGAAGAAACCGTGGCCCCACCGCGAACTCGCCCGGACCAGCACCACGCTGCCCAACTCTCTTCAGGATCTGGCCATCCGGCGACACCTTGATCACCTGA
This window encodes:
- a CDS encoding cyclic nucleotide-binding domain-containing protein translates to MAIGSTILDALRRLANRVFRREEDARVRAMAELLDEIPLFRPLPRGMLLDLAAAFHERSYRKDEFLYYEGDPGIGLYVVQSGNVRLLVEDPEGTTHEICEVGPNEILGATCLLGGGVIKRTESAQATVPTQVLGLFSPEFRTLQRRHPKTGAAVATLLARHFAQRLTETRKLLIEESGSIETATWLAQAARSAAEHADPPPGW
- the rlmD gene encoding 23S rRNA (uracil(1939)-C(5))-methyltransferase RlmD, which codes for MKKGAQLELSIEKFADRGKSLSRVDGYVVFVPGGVPGDVVRGTLIRKRKSFGEARIDEVLTPSPLRTDPRCRYFGTCGGCKWQHVQYEAQLEAKTQSVREALEHEGGLTGITMRPTLGSEQIYEYRNKMEFSFSAERWLTKEEIASGEPFNLQFALGLHAPGYFNKVIDLEECHLQSGLSARLVNAVRGFAQERGWKPWHIRKHTGYLRHLVIRQAGNTDELLVNLVTNRYDAERMVEFGAWLQEEFPQVTTFVNAVNSGVAQTAFGEEIHAVFGPGVYHDMIGGLTFEIAPNAFFQTNTKQAETLYKVALEAGDLTPEDHLYDLYCGAGSISLFVAPHVKHVIGVELVEDAVVNARANAKANGIENVTFESGDMLKLLTPEFVRKHGKPDVMIVDPPRAGIHPKVVKQIAQVRPERLVYVSCNPRTQARDIALLGDAYRAEWSQPVDLFPHTHHIENVVRLTANG
- a CDS encoding NAD-dependent epimerase/dehydratase family protein; translated protein: MADRRPVFVTGGTGFVGSHLVEALRARGYEEIRCLVRNKPGWLEHIAHTPVRGDLTHGPTLAQAMQGCSVVFHVAGRTRARTWEEFEAANITGTTNLLEAAATLDQPPRIQIVSSLAAVGDVAADIADESTPLNPVSQYGRSKALMEVAIEPWRQQLDLSVVRPPAVYGPRDSDIFTVFQAASRRLFAVVGGAKGPAMTLVHVRDLVRGMIDAAETAETRNQTYFLGADPPYSWDQVRDAAAQALGRRVATLRIPRPLIVPVGTMVEKVGGLFGAYPPLNREKALEIRDACIMCTSGAAHRDFAYQASVPLQEGFDETVTWYRAHGWL
- a CDS encoding multifunctional oxoglutarate decarboxylase/oxoglutarate dehydrogenase thiamine pyrophosphate-binding subunit/dihydrolipoyllysine-residue succinyltransferase subunit, translating into MSNLGFNTGYIEDLYRQYLEDPNSVSESWRDFFQDYNPGEEFVAATPAQPATAPAQTPTATATQAPTGRGDGATAAADLQEGAEAKAIRGPAAKIVENMEASLQVPTATSVRSVPVKLLAENRQLINAHQRDVGGNKVSYTHLIAYAIVKGIAAFPNMNTTFRQQNGTPEHVIPGSVNLGLAIDVERRGRRSLLVPNIKGADGLSFREFLGHYNDLVRRARDNKLEIADFMGTTASITNPGMIGTALSVPRLMQGQGLIVGVGSIGYPTEYHAFPPEVIARTGISQVMSITSTYDHRVIQGAESGAFLKHVEELLTGHHSYYEEIFQSLGIPYQPYVGAVDSTPMVGGQRADELDMVRKQAKVLQLIRAYRVRGHLQADVNPLGYNWRYHPELDPKEYGLTIWDLDREFVTGGLAGHDMLPLRDILEILRQTYTRKVGVEFMHISDPQEKRWLVERIEPVRGVEPISETAKKRMLEKLNGAEAFENFLHTKYIGHKRFSLEGSETVIPMLDMILSDAANQETAEVVIGMAHRGRLNVLANILNKPYEVIFSEFEGNIDPNTTQGSGDVKYHLGARDEHESPSGSKVKVTLASNPSHLEAVNPVVEGMARAKQEAIRDERGDSERRDYHDAVLPILIHGDAAFAGQGVVGETLHLSQLPGYETGGTVHIVINNQIGFTTGPESARSSTYASDIARMIQAPIFHVNGDDPEACVRVARLALDFRQVFNKDVVIDLLCYRVRGHNEGDEPTYTQPLLYKKIEAKRSVRKLYTELLLRRGDMSPEEAEQVLEDYRNRLNDAFTRTKEVTAEEPAPPPRAPLRSNEPEGPVKIETAASQDLIDAVIKSLMTFPEGFNVHKKLLRQFQRREKLYHDERKVDWGFAEALAFGTILAEGRHVRLSGQDSRRGTFSHRHGVVYDQENADEYIPLNHVAEKQGRLYIYDSLLSEYAVTGFEYGYSVASPDSLVIWEAQFGDFANGAQIIFDQFLSAAGEKWGQESSLVLLLPHGYEGQGPEHSSARLERFLQLCAEGNMQVCNITTPANIFHALRRQVHSEKKLPLVVMSPKSLLRHPLAVSDPADFTESAFRPVIPADVDDPSSVERLVFCSGKVYYDALQKLKETGAPVALARVEELYPLDRAAIREELSRFPSAKVIWLQEEPANMGAWQFIRYPLEELLAEVRGDDCERIGYAGRPMSASPATGSHHVHAVEQDGIVARALGLESE